A single window of Planctomycetota bacterium DNA harbors:
- a CDS encoding metallopeptidase TldD-related protein gives LAGRLGERVTGEAVTIWDNGLDRRTIPQAFDYEGMPKRRIALIEDGMAKAVATNYAVARRLGKWRSTGHGLPATSAGECLPMHLFLKGGRSSARRLVAEMKCGLVVTRFHYTNILDPMKTVLTGMTRDGTFLVEDGEIVAPVRNLRYTQNVLEALGRMDGASRRLVLVRGPYVVPTVRIRGVQFTGTTEF, from the coding sequence CGCTGGCGGGCCGGCTGGGCGAGCGGGTGACGGGGGAAGCGGTCACGATCTGGGACAACGGTCTGGACCGGCGGACGATTCCGCAGGCGTTCGATTACGAGGGGATGCCGAAACGTCGGATCGCGCTCATCGAGGACGGCATGGCGAAGGCGGTGGCGACGAACTACGCGGTGGCGCGGCGGTTGGGGAAATGGCGTTCGACGGGGCACGGCCTGCCGGCGACGAGCGCGGGCGAGTGCCTGCCGATGCACTTATTTTTGAAGGGCGGGCGTTCGAGCGCGCGGCGTCTGGTCGCGGAGATGAAGTGCGGCCTCGTGGTGACGCGGTTTCATTACACGAACATCCTGGACCCGATGAAGACGGTCCTGACGGGGATGACGCGGGACGGGACGTTCCTGGTGGAGGACGGGGAAATCGTGGCCCCGGTGCGGAACTTGCGGTATACCCAGAACGTGTTGGAGGCACTGGGTCGGATGGACGGGGCGTCGCGGCGGCTCGTGCTCGTGCGCGGGCCGTACGTGGTGCCGACGGTGCGGATCCGCGGGGTGCAGTTCACGGGGACGACGGAGTTTTGA